The Oxalobacteraceae bacterium OTU3CINTB1 genome includes a window with the following:
- the vgrG gene encoding type VI secretion system tip protein VgrG, producing the protein MSEPVSSQNSSPASLLAGFTQSTRILKLTTPLGADVLLAECVRGEEGIGTGFSFKIAALSTDAAISLKSLIGQPVLLELMTAASRDQLRPFHGHVTAVDMAGANGGFARYNLTLEPWTAFLARGRDSRIFQDMTVFDILDTIFAAYQGQGKLAPAWRFDILDRAVYPKRSITTQYQESDLAFARRLMHEEGLFDYFEHSGDAASPGLGSHTMVIADHNGSFKPNAQASIAFSQPGATMQQDTLDRWRTELRLQTNAIEISSWDYRSLDTRPVGAASADGGDGAPLVSRDAPGAYAYQSREQGQRIADNQLQAFEASKEIHVGAGTVRTLAPGTTFALTGQAQFDLAGSDDERSFLVVRTVHLMHNNLSADLKSSLMQRIGQGLLDALIGEEEKTSLHAVGKAMGERPLYRNRIDAIRSNIPYRSSGTDAHGQLLHPRPTIHGQQTAIVVGPPGAPIHTDRDHRVKVQFHWQRGAQSHSRLQHPMPDGHTGAPGDDQAGTWVRVATPMAPVAGANWGSSALPRIGQEVLIDFLEGNIDRPVVLGTVYNGRGQADAQHNQVAGGAGVATGNAPAWFPGEAGGHAHPAALSGIKTQAAQSSQGGSGAYNQLVFDDSPGQSRLGLQRHATAHQGTAELNLGHLLHQSDNQRLKAAGFGAELKTEHSIAVRAGKGVLLSSDARGSATGSQMDSKEAITQLEESFQLQTDLVEMAQKHNAKLKDEPAPAELLSIKQVKHVGEVLSGTDGGSSSDSGGQSEALKAAAYTEAHAQLSSPTGIVAATPANALLASGKTGNLSAGHDINFAAQGNKFHAVAAGIGLFTYGKATNAEKPNKELGIRLHAASGKVSAQSQSDETKLTADKAVTVTSVGKSITASAKQYLALTSQGASLKMEGGNIMLHGPGTITFKASSKELTGPSSSSSKLKLPAVGKLAECSSAQSDAATGGASAI; encoded by the coding sequence ATGTCAGAACCGGTTTCGTCGCAAAACAGCTCGCCCGCCTCACTGCTCGCGGGCTTCACGCAAAGCACGCGGATACTTAAGCTCACCACGCCGCTGGGCGCGGACGTGCTGCTGGCCGAGTGCGTGCGCGGCGAGGAAGGCATCGGCACCGGCTTCAGCTTCAAGATCGCCGCGCTGTCGACCGACGCCGCCATTTCGCTCAAGTCGCTGATCGGCCAGCCGGTGCTGCTGGAGTTGATGACCGCCGCGAGCCGCGACCAGCTGCGGCCTTTCCACGGCCACGTCACCGCCGTCGACATGGCCGGCGCCAACGGCGGCTTCGCCCGTTACAACCTTACGCTAGAACCGTGGACCGCCTTCCTCGCACGCGGGCGCGACAGCCGCATCTTCCAGGATATGACGGTGTTCGATATCCTCGACACCATTTTCGCCGCCTACCAGGGCCAGGGCAAGCTGGCGCCGGCGTGGCGCTTCGACATCCTCGACCGCGCGGTCTATCCCAAGCGCAGCATCACCACGCAGTACCAGGAAAGCGACCTCGCCTTCGCCCGGCGGCTTATGCACGAGGAAGGCCTGTTCGATTATTTCGAACACAGCGGCGATGCTGCCAGTCCTGGCCTGGGCAGCCACACGATGGTCATCGCCGACCACAACGGCAGCTTCAAGCCCAATGCCCAGGCCAGCATCGCCTTCAGCCAGCCCGGCGCGACCATGCAGCAAGATACGCTGGACCGCTGGCGCACCGAGCTGCGCCTGCAAACCAACGCCATCGAGATAAGCAGCTGGGACTACCGCTCGCTCGACACCCGTCCGGTTGGCGCAGCCAGCGCGGACGGCGGCGACGGCGCGCCGCTGGTCAGCCGCGACGCGCCCGGGGCCTACGCCTACCAGTCGCGCGAACAAGGCCAGCGCATCGCCGACAACCAGTTGCAGGCGTTCGAAGCCAGCAAGGAAATCCACGTCGGCGCCGGCACCGTGCGCACGCTCGCGCCCGGCACCACGTTCGCCCTCACCGGTCAGGCGCAGTTCGACTTGGCCGGCAGCGACGATGAGCGCAGCTTCCTGGTGGTGCGCACCGTGCACCTGATGCACAACAACCTGAGCGCCGACCTGAAGTCGAGCCTGATGCAGCGGATCGGCCAGGGCCTGCTCGACGCGTTGATCGGCGAGGAGGAAAAGACCAGCCTGCACGCGGTTGGCAAAGCCATGGGCGAGCGGCCTTTGTACCGCAACCGCATCGACGCCATCCGCAGCAACATTCCATACCGCTCCAGCGGCACGGACGCGCACGGCCAATTGCTCCATCCGCGTCCGACCATCCACGGACAGCAGACCGCCATCGTGGTCGGCCCGCCCGGCGCGCCTATCCACACCGACCGTGACCATCGTGTCAAAGTGCAGTTTCACTGGCAGCGCGGCGCGCAAAGCCATAGCCGACTTCAGCATCCGATGCCCGACGGCCACACCGGCGCGCCCGGCGACGACCAGGCGGGCACGTGGGTGCGCGTGGCAACGCCGATGGCGCCGGTGGCCGGCGCCAACTGGGGCAGCAGCGCCCTGCCCCGTATCGGGCAGGAAGTGCTGATCGATTTCCTGGAGGGGAACATCGACCGGCCGGTGGTGCTCGGCACCGTGTACAACGGACGTGGCCAGGCCGACGCCCAGCATAATCAGGTCGCAGGTGGCGCGGGCGTGGCAACCGGCAACGCCCCGGCGTGGTTTCCCGGCGAGGCCGGCGGGCACGCGCACCCGGCGGCGCTGTCGGGCATCAAGACACAGGCGGCCCAGTCCAGCCAGGGCGGAAGCGGCGCTTACAACCAGTTGGTGTTCGATGACAGTCCAGGGCAATCGCGCCTTGGGCTGCAGCGCCACGCCACCGCGCACCAAGGCACCGCCGAGTTGAACCTCGGCCACCTGCTGCACCAGAGCGACAACCAGCGCCTTAAGGCGGCCGGCTTCGGCGCCGAGCTCAAGACCGAGCACAGCATCGCCGTGCGCGCCGGCAAAGGCGTGCTGCTTTCAAGCGACGCGCGCGGCAGTGCGACCGGCAGCCAGATGGATTCGAAGGAAGCCATCACACAGCTGGAAGAGAGTTTTCAGCTGCAAACCGATTTGGTCGAGATGGCGCAGAAACATAACGCGAAACTTAAGGACGAACCGGCACCGGCGGAACTGCTGTCGATCAAACAGGTGAAGCATGTAGGTGAAGTGCTGAGTGGAACGGATGGCGGATCGTCCTCCGACTCCGGCGGCCAATCCGAAGCGCTCAAGGCCGCCGCATACACCGAGGCCCATGCGCAACTTTCGAGCCCGACCGGGATCGTGGCGGCGACGCCGGCCAACGCCCTGCTCGCCTCCGGCAAAACCGGCAATCTGAGCGCCGGCCACGACATCAACTTCGCGGCCCAGGGCAATAAATTCCATGCGGTGGCAGCAGGCATCGGCCTATTCACTTATGGCAAGGCGACCAACGCTGAAAAACCAAACAAGGAACTCGGTATTCGTTTGCACGCGGCCAGCGGCAAGGTCAGCGCTCAAAGCCAGTCGGACGAAACGAAGCTCACTGCCGACAAAGCGGTGACCGTGACCAGTGTGGGGAAAAGCATCACTGCCAGCGCCAAGCAATATCTTGCGCTGACCTCCCAAGGTGCTAGCCTGAAGATGGAGGGTGGCAATATTATGCTTCACGGCCCGGGTACGATCACCTTTAAAGCAAGCAGCAAGGAGCTGACCGGGCCATCAAGTTCGTCCAGCAAGTTGAAGTTGCCGGCCGTCGGCAAGCTGGCTGAATGCTCATCAGCACAGTCGGATGCCGCCACGGGGGGCGCAAGTGCAATCTAA
- a CDS encoding DUF2235 domain-containing protein, which translates to MANEAIPAAEAASRDVPDEPAGPFQDCRDVVHISLFFDGTGNNFEADMSEQKWSNVGRLMGAMRQQDNVYPIYVSGVGTKFNGTAGNWLDAAGIWIEDHIEGLGFGGGGERRLRHGEDGVNERLFDALLVQAKAQGLEVEQYAAAGTAKGMAKVHEALAKHRLIKMIDMSFFGFSRGAALARAFSHRIITKCKQNGTDLLLENYPMRPSFLGIFDTVASFGIPAHNVQLPFRDRELVVSPLVERCVHYVAAHEVRVAFPVDLIRKNGKLAGEWVENVYPGVHSDVGGGYAKKDQQVSNNYARIPMRDMLREAVFNGVRMKSYREIEKTTYALFQERFECLPETEAAYRDYMAACGAMSGTVENQMKRHLEVFYSASGTIDRRGIETPGDRSRADSTFKSLGPRGMAWEVNRYREVAKAGEWMRIGGVSVNSYAQYLKLEDWQLSAWDKPASNGVVNFVSQFIHDSKVDFIGNIEPFSYFKPRGVWESNVSVWTEWGNWVVVKSDAVSKTVGDAYESGKQQVGEAVDATTKAAKDTAAAAQRKAEEAAEYTKRKAEEAAAYTQRKAKEAADYARQKADEAAAAAKRAYDATAKAANDAAEAAQHQAQEAAAYARRKAQEASDAVEGAYNATTKAGRDAAAAGAKKIGDIEDGAERLYDRGMNWIKRTVKGQ; encoded by the coding sequence ATGGCAAATGAAGCGATACCTGCGGCAGAGGCCGCGTCCCGCGATGTTCCCGATGAACCGGCAGGTCCCTTCCAGGACTGCCGCGATGTCGTGCATATCAGTCTGTTCTTCGATGGCACCGGCAACAATTTCGAAGCAGATATGTCGGAACAGAAGTGGAGCAATGTAGGACGGTTGATGGGGGCGATGCGCCAACAGGACAACGTGTACCCGATATATGTATCGGGCGTCGGTACCAAGTTCAACGGCACAGCCGGCAACTGGCTCGATGCGGCCGGGATATGGATTGAAGATCACATCGAAGGATTGGGCTTCGGCGGCGGTGGCGAGCGCAGGCTTCGACATGGCGAGGATGGGGTGAATGAGCGTTTGTTCGACGCGCTACTGGTTCAAGCGAAAGCGCAGGGACTCGAGGTGGAACAATATGCCGCAGCGGGAACCGCCAAGGGCATGGCCAAAGTCCACGAAGCGCTTGCGAAACACCGTTTGATCAAAATGATCGACATGTCCTTCTTCGGTTTTTCCCGCGGCGCGGCGCTGGCCCGGGCTTTTTCGCATCGTATCATCACGAAGTGCAAGCAAAACGGCACCGATTTGTTGCTTGAGAACTATCCGATGCGACCGAGTTTTCTTGGTATTTTCGATACGGTCGCGTCGTTCGGCATTCCTGCGCACAATGTCCAGTTGCCATTCCGTGATCGTGAACTGGTCGTGTCGCCTTTGGTCGAACGCTGTGTCCACTATGTGGCGGCGCACGAAGTGCGCGTCGCGTTTCCGGTCGATCTAATCAGGAAGAACGGAAAGTTGGCTGGTGAATGGGTGGAGAATGTCTATCCTGGCGTGCACTCCGACGTGGGCGGCGGCTACGCTAAAAAAGACCAGCAGGTCAGTAACAATTACGCGCGCATTCCGATGCGCGACATGTTACGTGAGGCCGTTTTCAACGGCGTCAGAATGAAGAGCTATCGAGAAATTGAAAAGACCACGTATGCGCTCTTCCAGGAACGATTCGAATGTTTGCCTGAGACGGAGGCTGCCTATCGCGACTATATGGCCGCTTGCGGTGCCATGAGCGGCACTGTCGAAAATCAGATGAAACGTCACCTCGAAGTTTTTTATAGCGCTAGTGGAACCATCGATCGTCGAGGCATCGAAACTCCAGGCGATCGTAGCCGCGCGGACAGTACCTTCAAGTCGCTGGGTCCGAGGGGCATGGCATGGGAGGTAAACCGTTATCGCGAAGTGGCGAAAGCCGGGGAATGGATGCGGATCGGCGGTGTTTCCGTGAATAGCTACGCGCAATATCTCAAACTTGAAGACTGGCAGTTGTCAGCTTGGGATAAGCCGGCAAGCAACGGCGTGGTGAACTTCGTGTCGCAGTTCATCCACGATTCCAAAGTCGACTTCATCGGCAATATTGAGCCATTTAGCTACTTCAAGCCCAGGGGCGTGTGGGAATCGAACGTCAGTGTCTGGACCGAATGGGGTAACTGGGTCGTCGTCAAGAGCGATGCCGTGAGCAAAACGGTGGGCGACGCCTACGAGTCTGGCAAACAGCAGGTCGGCGAAGCGGTCGACGCCACCACCAAGGCCGCCAAGGACACCGCTGCGGCAGCCCAGCGCAAGGCCGAAGAGGCGGCGGAGTACACTAAACGTAAGGCGGAGGAGGCTGCAGCTTACACCCAGCGCAAAGCGAAGGAAGCGGCCGACTATGCGCGGCAAAAGGCCGATGAGGCGGCAGCAGCCGCCAAGCGGGCGTATGACGCCACCGCCAAGGCAGCGAATGACGCCGCCGAGGCCGCCCAGCACCAGGCGCAGGAGGCTGCCGCCTATGCGCGTCGGAAAGCGCAGGAGGCATCCGACGCGGTGGAGGGCGCCTATAACGCCACAACCAAGGCCGGCAGGGATGCGGCCGCTGCTGGGGCTAAGAAAATTGGTGATATCGAGGACGGAGCTGAGAGGTTGTATGACCGGGGTATGAACTGGATTAAGCGGACAGTTAAGGGACAGTAG
- a CDS encoding exo-alpha-sialidase, with product MTTAVAAEAWRWSHTAQSGGKPVASRSAAAPTDPTLTELSRAIIPMPKGVPSAHASALASLPGGDLLSFWWAGSRESGPDVKVYASRWSNGKWSDNWEVASRASLGAVLGHGVRRIGNPVAWTATDGTVHLYVVATGLGGWAASRIVQMESRDQGASFTVRRVLPMSPVFNTSVLVRSAPIGLADGGWWLPAYFEIGNKYPMLMAFDASGAPQRLTRIGARTQSLQPTLVPVSATEVRAWMRDAGEDRRVQQAFSRDGGNSWHDMDATPMSNHGTALAVLRLTNGSFLMLRNDGAAGKMARSILSLSISTDAHAWRPLTDIVSGKPGDEFSYPAMYQVGDELHITYTYQRRAIAHHRLKINPGKDPL from the coding sequence GTGACCACCGCGGTGGCGGCCGAAGCCTGGCGCTGGTCGCACACAGCCCAGTCCGGCGGCAAGCCGGTAGCCAGCCGCTCCGCGGCCGCGCCGACCGATCCGACCCTGACCGAATTGTCCCGCGCCATCATTCCGATGCCCAAGGGCGTGCCGTCCGCGCACGCGAGCGCGCTGGCCAGCCTGCCCGGCGGCGATCTGCTTTCCTTCTGGTGGGCCGGCAGCCGCGAGAGCGGTCCGGACGTCAAAGTCTACGCCTCGCGCTGGTCCAACGGCAAATGGAGCGATAACTGGGAAGTGGCCAGCCGCGCGTCGCTCGGCGCCGTGCTCGGCCACGGCGTGCGCCGCATCGGCAACCCGGTCGCCTGGACCGCCACCGACGGCACCGTCCACCTGTACGTGGTCGCCACCGGCCTGGGCGGCTGGGCCGCCTCGCGCATCGTGCAGATGGAGTCGCGCGACCAGGGCGCCAGCTTCACCGTGCGCCGCGTGCTGCCGATGTCTCCCGTCTTCAATACCAGCGTGCTGGTGCGCTCGGCGCCCATCGGGCTGGCCGATGGCGGCTGGTGGCTGCCGGCCTATTTTGAAATCGGCAACAAATATCCGATGCTGATGGCGTTCGACGCCAGCGGCGCGCCGCAGCGCCTGACGCGCATCGGCGCGCGCACGCAATCGCTGCAGCCGACCCTGGTGCCGGTGTCGGCCACCGAGGTGCGCGCGTGGATGCGCGACGCCGGCGAGGACCGGCGCGTGCAGCAAGCCTTCAGCCGCGACGGCGGCAACAGCTGGCACGACATGGACGCGACGCCGATGTCCAACCATGGCACCGCACTGGCGGTGCTGCGCCTGACCAACGGCAGCTTCCTGATGCTGCGCAACGACGGCGCCGCCGGCAAAATGGCGCGCAGCATCTTGTCCCTGTCGATCTCGACCGACGCGCACGCGTGGCGCCCGCTGACCGATATCGTCAGCGGCAAGCCCGGCGACGAGTTTTCGTATCCGGCGATGTATCAAGTCGGCGATGAACTGCATATCACCTACACTTATCAGCGGCGCGCGATCGCGCACCACCGCCTGAAAATCAATCCCGGGAAGGACCCGTTATGA